The Xiphophorus hellerii strain 12219 chromosome 5, Xiphophorus_hellerii-4.1, whole genome shotgun sequence genome window below encodes:
- the man2b1 gene encoding lysosomal alpha-mannosidase produces the protein MAASCHFFAAALLLLFSGVLSFPVGQEEKGATTCGYQSCQATKPTMLNVHLVPHTHDDVGWLKTVDQYFYGDRNDIQHAGVQYILDSVVDQLLKNPDRRFIYVETGFFYRWWKQQSSSMQQTVKQLVNQGRLEFVNGGWCMSDEATTHYSAVIDQMTIGLRFLNETFGICGRPRVAWHIDPFGHAREHASLFAQMGYDGFFFGRLDYQDRTRRMKAKEQELLWRASDSLPPPMADLFTGILPNGYNPPEGFCWDQLCADAPIRDDPDLEDYNVDDVVQRFLRAAKSQALVYKTNHIIMTMGSDFQYENANLWYKNLDKLIRYVNDQQGNGSNVNVLYSTPSCYLQELHKANLTWPLKTDDFFPYADNAHNFWTGYFTSRPALKRYERISNSNLQSCNQLEVLGGPVSRKGPFGQGDSKTLRKAMAVAQHHDAVSGTEKQHVANDYAKMLAKGWQHCQVLVSNSLASLTGSSAERIYCDNLNVSVCPLTESSSKFLLSVYNPLGRSVTWPVRLPVNGTVYAVTDAQGKPVDCQVLPVSRATQEVRRSRSFAKNELVFQVRAPPLGYSSYSVSLLQDGPPSSSPQHQAPTSIQNKFLQVTFDPDTGLLSGLSNLETKQTIKLSQNFYWYNASDGNNDESRQTSGAYIFRPNSSTPVMVSSKARVEVFQNSVVQEVRQRFAPWVSQVVRLYADSKAVELEWTVGPVPVSDDQGKEVITRLDTSIKTAEFFYTDSNGREVLQRKKDFRPTWQLKQTEPIAGNYYPINSRAFIKDGTDQLTVVTDRSQGGASIYNGSLEIMLHRRLLHDDYRGVGEALDESSELFPDGLVVRGRLLLSLEPPATAADTHRPLAQEVVSQPLLSFTNGDLNPNARLEFSGLQASLPPAVHLLTLSQWDEESVLLRLEHQFQSWESKTSSQPVTVNLQKLFSTLNVLGVSELNLSANQWKDEMKRFDWSPEKEEKPLLKTFEDPSVWEITLRPMEIRTFLLRVTFQ, from the exons ATCGTAACGACATCCAACACGCCGGCGTTCAGTACATCCTGGACTCGGTGGTGGATCAGCTGCTGAAGAACCCAGACAGACGGTTCATCTACGTGGAGACGGGCTTCTTCTATCGCTGGTGGAagcagcagagctccagcatgcAGCAGACGGTCAAGCAGCTGGTTAACCAAG GTCGGCTGGAGTTTGTAAATGGCGGCTGGTGTATGAGCGACGAGGCCACGACGCACTACAGCGCCGTCATCGACCAGATGACCATCGGCCTGAGGTTTCTGAACGAGACCTTTGGGATCTGCGGTCGCCCCCGGGTCGCCTGGCACATTGACCCCTTTGGCCACGCCCGCGAACACGCCTCTCTCTTTGCACAG ATGGGATACGACGGCTTCTTCTTCGGTCGCCTGGACTACCAGGACCGGACTCGCAGGATGAAGGCGAAGGAACAGGAGCTCCTCtggagagcctcagacagcctcccACCACCCATGGCCGACCTCTTCaccg GAATCCTTCCCAACGGGTACAACCCTCCAGAAGGGTTCTGCTGGGACCAACTGTGCGCCGACGCACCAATCAGAGACGACCCCGACCTTGAGGATTATAACGTTGACGATGTTGTCCAGCGCTTCCTTCGCGCCGCCAAGAGTCAG GCGTTAGTGTACAAGACCAACCACATCATTATGACCATGGGCTCAGACTTCCAGTACGAGAACGCCAACCTGTGGTACAAGAACCTGGACAAGCTGATCCGCTACGTCAACGACCAGCAGGGCAACGGCAGCAACGTCAACGTCCTCTATTCCACTCCATCCTGCTACCTGCAGGAGCTTCACAAAGCTAACCTCACCTG GCCTCTGAAGACGGACGATTTCTTTCCCTACGCGGACAACGCTCATAACTTCTGGACGGGATACTTCACAAGCCGACCGGCGCTGAAACGCTACGAGAGGATCAGCAACAGCAACCTGCAG TCTTGTAATcagctggaggttctgggcGGTCCAGTTTCCAGGAAGGGGCCGTTTGGACAGGGTGACAGCAAGACTTtga GGAAAGCAATGGCTGTGGCTCAGCACCATGACGCAGTGTCAGGAACAGAGAAACAACATGTTGCTAACGACTACGCCAAGATGCTAGCCAAAGGCTGGCAACACTGCCAG GTTTTGGTCAGCAACAGTTTGGCTTCCCTCACTGGCTCCTCTGCTGAAAGAATCTATTGTGATAACCTCAACGTCAGTGTGTGTCCGCTAACCGAGTCCAGCAGCAag TTCTTGCTCAGTGTGTACAACCCTCTGGGTCGGTCCGTCACCTGGCCCGTCAGGCTGCCGGTCAACGGGACGGTGTACGCCGTCACTGACGCTCAAGGAAAACCCGTGGACTGTCAG GTGCTTCCTGTGTCCAGAGCCACACAGGAAGTGAGGAGGAGCCGCAGCTTCGCCAAGAACGAGCTGGTGTTCCAGGTCCGAGCTCCTCCTCTGGGTTACAGCAGCTACTCTGTGTCCCTGCTGCAGGACGGGCCGCCATCGTCCTCACCTCAGCACCAGGCTCCCACCAGCATCCAAAACAAG TTCCTTcaagtgacctttgaccctgacaCTGGCCTTTTGTCCGGTCTCAGCAACCTGGAAACCAAACAGACCATAAAGCTTTCACAAAACTTCTACTG GTACAATGCCAGTGACGGCAACAACGACGAGAGTCGGCAGACCTCTGGAGCCTACATCTTCAGACCCAACTCCTCCACACCTGTCATGGTCAGCAGTAAGGCCAGAGTGGAGGTCTTTCAG AACTCGGTGGTGCAGGAGGTGCGGCAGCGGTTCGCTCCCTGGGTGTCTCAGGTGGTCCGACTCTACGCCGACAGCAAAGCCGTGGAGCTGGAGTGGACGGTCGGACCGGTGCCGGTCAG TGATGACCAGGGGAAGGAAGTGATCACTCGTCTGGACACCAGCATTAAAACCGCAGAGTTTTTCTACACCGACTCAAACGGCAGAGAAGTTCTCCAGAGAAA GAAAGACTTCCGTCCCACATGGCAGCTCAAGCAAACAGAACCCATTGCTGGGAATTATTACCCCATCAACTCTCGCGCCTTTATAAAG GATGGCACGGACCAACTCACAGTAGTGACAGATCGCTCTCAGGGAGGAGCGAGTATATACAACGGATCTCTGGAGATCATG CTTCACCGCCGGCTGCTGCATGACGACTACCGCGGCGTCGGTGAAGCCCTCGATGAGAGTTCGGAGCTCTTCCCCGACGGCCTGGTGGTCCGCGGTcgcctcctcctctccctggAGCCGCCTGCCACCGCCGCAGACACACACCGCCCCCTGGCACAGGAAGTGGTATCACAACCCCTGCTGTCGTTCACCAATGGAGACCTGAACCCGAACGCACGACTGGAG ttttcaggcCTTCAAGCATCGCTGCCCCCTGCTGTCCACCTCCTGACACTGAGTCAGTGGGACGAGGAGTCCGTCCTGCTCAGGCTGGAGCATCAGTTCCAGAGCTGGGAGAGCAAAACCAGCTCCCAACCCGTCACAGTCAACCTTCAG aAGCTGTTTTCCACTCTGAATGTTCTGGGTGTTTCTGAGCTGAAcctttcagccaatcagtggaAAGATGAGATGAAGCGTTTTGATTGGTCTCCTGAAAAAG AAGAGAAACCCCTGCTGAAGACGTTTGAGGATCCGTCTGTGTGGGAAATCACCCTGAGGCCCATGGAGATCAGAACATTTTTACTCAGGGTCACATTTCAATAA